One genomic window of Candidatus Rokuibacteriota bacterium includes the following:
- a CDS encoding RidA family protein: protein MPKIVQAVNPPTLARPVGYSHGWEVQGGRILYLAGQVAFDKDGKVVGKGDIVRQFRQICENLKAVLASRAGQMNDIVKLNIFVLSKADYQAHGREIGAVYREFFGKHYPAMTLVEVKGLYDEDQGCLLEIEGVAILD from the coding sequence ATGCCCAAGATCGTTCAGGCCGTGAACCCGCCCACCCTCGCCAGGCCCGTCGGCTACTCCCATGGCTGGGAAGTCCAGGGCGGAAGGATCCTCTACCTCGCGGGCCAGGTGGCCTTCGACAAGGACGGCAAGGTCGTGGGGAAGGGCGACATCGTCCGCCAGTTTCGCCAGATCTGCGAGAACCTGAAGGCGGTGCTCGCGAGCCGGGCCGGCCAGATGAACGACATCGTGAAGCTCAACATCTTCGTCCTCAGCAAGGCGGACTACCAGGCCCACGGCAGGGAGATCGGCGCCGTGTACCGCGAGTTCTTCGGCAAGCACTACCCCGCCATGACGCTCGTGGAGGTCAAGGGCCTCTACGACGAGGATCAGGG